In one window of Pelorhabdus rhamnosifermentans DNA:
- the hcp gene encoding hydroxylamine reductase has product MENAMFCYQCEQTAGGKGCVKMGVCGKTPEVAGLQDVLIHSLKGIGYYGWQIIQAGGKIDTLTYKFVMDTMFSTLTNVNFDPERFVSYIQESNKIKSQLKEQLGDKAKFAPAEADYVAPATKEEMLKDAQNFGIMTDQSMDMNIRSLQQTLIYGFKGMAAYAHHALVLGKKDEEVGNFFFKGLAATLDKSLGVPDWLGLCMELGKTNFKCMEMLDAANTGEYGNPEPTEILISRKAGPFIVISGHDMKDLKQLLEQTEGKGINIYTHGEMIPAHGYPELKKHKHLIGNFGTAWQNQQKEFDNLPGCVLMTTNCLMTPRDSYSDRIFATSIVGFSDMPYIEEHNGRKDFTPIINKALELRGFKEDEPERKITVGFGHHAVLSNAGKIVEAVKSGEIKHFFLIGGCDGARPGRSYYTDFADKTPHNTLMLTLACGKYRFNYKDFGTLAGFPRLLDVGQCNDSFSAIRIAVALAKAFNCGVNELPLTLVLSWYEQKAVAILLTLLSLDIHNIYIGPTLPAFFTPDVLQTLVEKFKIKLVSTAEKDIEAILGANALKA; this is encoded by the coding sequence ATGGAAAATGCGATGTTTTGTTATCAGTGTGAGCAGACCGCAGGCGGTAAAGGTTGCGTAAAAATGGGCGTATGCGGTAAAACCCCCGAAGTTGCAGGTCTACAGGATGTTCTTATTCACTCTTTAAAGGGAATCGGTTATTATGGTTGGCAAATTATACAAGCTGGCGGAAAAATTGATACTCTTACCTACAAGTTTGTCATGGATACAATGTTTTCTACCCTTACCAATGTAAACTTTGATCCTGAACGTTTTGTGAGCTATATACAAGAATCCAACAAAATTAAATCTCAACTTAAGGAACAGTTAGGTGACAAAGCTAAGTTTGCACCAGCGGAAGCAGATTATGTGGCTCCAGCTACTAAGGAAGAAATGCTCAAGGATGCCCAAAATTTTGGCATTATGACGGATCAATCCATGGATATGAATATCCGGTCTTTACAGCAAACGCTAATTTATGGTTTTAAAGGCATGGCAGCCTATGCTCACCACGCCCTAGTGCTTGGAAAGAAAGATGAAGAAGTAGGAAATTTTTTCTTCAAAGGACTGGCAGCTACATTAGATAAATCATTAGGCGTGCCTGACTGGCTAGGCTTATGTATGGAACTTGGCAAGACTAATTTTAAGTGCATGGAAATGCTTGATGCAGCTAATACCGGTGAATATGGTAATCCAGAACCCACAGAAATACTCATATCCAGAAAGGCGGGGCCGTTCATCGTCATCTCTGGACACGACATGAAAGATCTTAAACAATTGTTAGAGCAAACAGAAGGTAAAGGTATCAACATTTATACCCATGGCGAAATGATACCCGCCCACGGCTATCCTGAACTGAAAAAACATAAGCATCTGATTGGGAACTTCGGCACTGCATGGCAGAATCAACAAAAGGAATTCGACAATCTACCCGGTTGTGTCCTTATGACAACAAACTGCCTAATGACGCCGCGTGATAGCTACAGCGACAGGATATTCGCAACAAGTATCGTTGGTTTTTCTGATATGCCTTATATCGAGGAACACAATGGTCGTAAAGATTTTACACCCATTATCAATAAGGCTTTGGAACTTAGAGGATTCAAAGAAGATGAACCTGAACGCAAGATTACTGTTGGTTTTGGGCATCATGCGGTCCTTAGCAATGCAGGGAAGATTGTAGAGGCTGTAAAATCAGGTGAAATCAAGCACTTCTTCTTAATTGGCGGTTGTGATGGTGCTCGGCCAGGTAGAAGTTATTACACCGATTTTGCCGATAAAACTCCCCACAATACCTTGATGCTTACGTTAGCTTGCGGTAAATACCGATTTAATTATAAAGACTTTGGTACGTTGGCTGGATTTCCCCGACTGCTTGATGTGGGGCAATGCAATGATTCGTTTTCTGCAATTCGTATCGCCGTTGCTTTAGCCAAAGCATTTAACTGTGGCGTAAATGAGCTGCCTCTTACACTCGTACTATCCTGGTATGAGCAGAAAGCAGTTGCTATACTTCTTACGCTATTATCTCTCGATATTCACAATATCTATATCGGTCCCACACTTCCTGCTTTCTTTACTCCTGACGTACTGCAAACTTTGGTAGAAAAATTTAAAATCAAACTTGTTTCAACTGCTGAAAAAGATATTGAAGCAATTTTAGGAGCGAATGCACTAAAGGCATAA
- a CDS encoding HPr family phosphocarrier protein, with product MSAILLASSRFNPKIGQLFINPSGLHARPAAYFTQTAGKPCVFLFNFR from the coding sequence ATCTCCGCGATACTGCTAGCAAGTTCCAGATTTAATCCCAAAATAGGACAGCTTTTTATAAACCCATCCGGACTGCACGCGCGTCCAGCGGCTTATTTTACCCAAACAGCAGGAAAACCTTGTGTATTCCTATTTAACTTCCGATAA
- a CDS encoding methyl-accepting chemotaxis protein, whose product MKIGTKISLGLGFIMMLLLVLGFNFYFAAQQNTTSITAIEEANARALLASKAENLYTGAVLEIRRFIADGNDSNRQGFIERMNTVVELENQILAKASPEKKASIEKLISDTNTYYAGVRERLIPALADGHAAKKSGDTAREAQDQLISSATTRELTPFAQELQKALSTIVEDNSKIVKDQVTQSKENASNARTVSITLTGIIFLIGITLSLSLTKMIIKPVKATTTFLDRMAEGDYETVINKALLSRKDEFGEMGQSLASMRSSMRDLIGQMLRQSELLAASSEEMTASADQSAQAANQVAISITDVAKGAKQQLSVANDTAVVVQQMSAKIQQVAANANELATQSAQVAEIANQGNKSMDKAIKKMNYIEENVTASAALVAKLGERSKEIGQILDTITGIAGQTNLLALNAAIEAARAGEQGRGFAVVAEEVRKLAEQSQDSAEQIATLIGEIQSDTDKAVVAMRDGTLEVKLGTEVVNESGQTLLEISMLITQVSGQVKEISSAIDQLAIGTHQFVGSVKQIDELSEKAAEEAQTVSAATEEQSASMEEIASSSQALAQLAVNLRDTASKFQI is encoded by the coding sequence ATGAAAATTGGTACAAAAATCAGCCTGGGACTCGGATTTATCATGATGTTGCTATTAGTTTTGGGATTTAATTTTTACTTTGCTGCTCAACAAAATACTACTAGTATAACCGCCATCGAAGAGGCGAACGCCAGAGCGCTTTTAGCATCAAAAGCCGAAAATTTATACACTGGAGCTGTTCTCGAAATCAGACGGTTCATCGCCGATGGCAATGATAGCAACCGTCAGGGGTTTATAGAACGAATGAACACCGTTGTGGAATTAGAAAATCAGATTCTTGCTAAAGCTTCGCCGGAAAAGAAAGCGTCCATTGAGAAGCTTATTAGCGACACTAATACTTATTACGCAGGTGTTAGGGAGCGACTTATACCAGCACTAGCTGATGGACATGCAGCTAAAAAGAGCGGGGATACTGCGCGCGAGGCACAGGATCAATTGATTAGTAGTGCTACTACCAGAGAACTAACACCATTCGCCCAAGAGCTCCAAAAGGCACTATCAACCATCGTAGAAGATAACTCTAAAATCGTTAAAGATCAAGTAACCCAATCCAAAGAGAATGCATCAAATGCCCGTACTGTGTCGATCACATTGACAGGGATCATATTTCTTATAGGAATCACGCTCAGTTTAAGCCTCACCAAGATGATCATCAAACCTGTAAAAGCTACAACCACCTTTCTTGACCGTATGGCTGAAGGTGACTATGAAACTGTCATAAATAAGGCACTTCTTTCCCGTAAAGACGAATTTGGAGAAATGGGCCAGTCATTGGCCAGTATGCGCAGCAGTATGCGCGATCTTATTGGTCAAATGTTAAGGCAATCCGAATTGCTAGCTGCCTCAAGTGAAGAAATGACTGCTAGTGCCGATCAATCAGCTCAAGCTGCCAACCAAGTTGCTATTTCCATTACCGATGTAGCCAAAGGTGCAAAGCAGCAACTAAGTGTAGCCAATGACACAGCCGTTGTTGTACAGCAGATGTCAGCAAAAATCCAGCAAGTTGCTGCTAACGCCAATGAGTTAGCCACGCAATCCGCTCAGGTAGCTGAAATAGCGAACCAAGGTAACAAATCGATGGATAAAGCGATAAAGAAAATGAACTATATCGAAGAAAATGTTACCGCCTCCGCTGCACTAGTAGCTAAATTGGGGGAAAGGTCTAAGGAAATCGGTCAAATTCTCGATACTATCACTGGGATTGCCGGGCAAACCAATTTACTGGCCTTAAATGCCGCCATTGAGGCAGCTCGTGCGGGTGAACAAGGGCGTGGTTTTGCTGTAGTAGCAGAAGAAGTTCGCAAGCTTGCAGAACAATCGCAAGATTCCGCCGAACAAATCGCCACACTAATTGGTGAAATTCAGAGTGATACAGACAAAGCTGTAGTAGCCATGAGAGATGGCACTCTTGAAGTCAAGCTAGGAACAGAAGTAGTCAATGAATCAGGACAAACCCTTTTAGAAATTTCAATGCTGATAACTCAAGTATCTGGACAAGTAAAAGAAATATCTTCAGCCATCGATCAACTGGCTATTGGCACTCATCAATTTGTTGGCTCAGTAAAACAAATTGATGAGTTAAGCGAAAAGGCAGCTGAAGAAGCACAGACGGTATCAGCTGCAACCGAAGAACAATCGGCATCTATGGAAGAAATCGCTTCATCAAGTCAAGCGCTGGCTCAACTAGCTGTAAATCTCCGCGATACTGCTAGCAAGTTCCAGATTTAA
- the asrC gene encoding sulfite reductase subunit C, protein MDVNTKKIKKNAFRVTKHRGFTASRIRVPGGYLEAKYLGMIQNIAETYGNGIVNITTRQGFEIPGIKFEDIPRVNELIQPIIAGLDINQEAWGQGYTSSGTRNVTACVGNNVCPYACYNTSQFAKRIEKEIFPNDLHFKVALTGCPNDCAKVRMHDFGIMGMTSPQYDKERCVSCGACVKACTKKSVSALETVNFKVMRNAKKCIGCGECVLNCPTGAWTRSHEKYFRLTIFGRTGKKNPRLGEDFIKWADEDSIIKIICNTYDYVKNYIDPFAPGGKEHIGYIVDRTGFEEFKKWVLKDVHLPAIAEICTPIYWKGIKY, encoded by the coding sequence ATGGACGTTAATACCAAAAAAATAAAAAAGAATGCATTTCGAGTGACAAAACATAGAGGTTTTACTGCATCGCGTATTCGTGTTCCAGGTGGTTATTTGGAAGCAAAGTATTTAGGGATGATTCAAAATATTGCAGAAACCTATGGCAACGGTATCGTAAATATTACAACCCGGCAGGGATTTGAAATTCCCGGTATTAAGTTTGAAGATATACCTAGGGTAAATGAACTAATTCAGCCCATTATCGCAGGATTGGATATTAATCAAGAAGCTTGGGGACAAGGGTATACTTCTTCCGGTACAAGAAATGTTACAGCCTGTGTGGGAAACAATGTATGCCCTTACGCTTGTTATAACACCTCTCAATTTGCAAAGAGAATTGAAAAGGAAATTTTTCCAAATGACTTGCATTTTAAGGTGGCTCTTACAGGTTGTCCTAATGATTGTGCCAAAGTAAGAATGCATGATTTTGGTATTATGGGGATGACTTCGCCTCAATATGATAAGGAACGTTGTGTTAGTTGTGGTGCCTGCGTAAAAGCCTGTACTAAAAAGTCAGTAAGTGCTTTGGAAACCGTAAACTTCAAGGTAATGCGCAATGCCAAGAAGTGCATTGGTTGTGGTGAGTGTGTTTTGAACTGTCCAACTGGGGCTTGGACGCGCAGCCATGAAAAGTACTTCCGTTTAACTATTTTCGGCAGAACCGGTAAGAAAAATCCCCGTTTGGGCGAAGACTTTATAAAATGGGCAGATGAAGATAGTATTATCAAAATCATCTGCAATACCTACGACTATGTGAAAAATTATATAGATCCATTTGCGCCCGGAGGTAAAGAACATATCGGGTACATTGTGGACAGAACGGGTTTTGAAGAATTCAAAAAATGGGTTTTGAAAGATGTTCATTTGCCAGCAATCGCGGAAATATGCACGCCTATTTATTGGAAAGGTATTAAATATTGA
- a CDS encoding CGGC domain-containing protein, whose product MKIAILVREETMQRCTGRGCLNAFFQRKDAFGRYEGKIELVTFSHAGGDIDHKIETMIKNGVDVVHLSSCMRGKASNYETLAKRLGEHFYVVGYTHGAENGKRKDTIFSLAPRGIAEQISVKEDKEIY is encoded by the coding sequence ATGAAAATTGCTATACTAGTCAGGGAAGAAACCATGCAACGTTGTACAGGTAGAGGTTGTCTTAACGCTTTTTTTCAGAGAAAGGACGCTTTTGGGAGATATGAGGGCAAGATAGAGCTTGTTACTTTTTCTCACGCTGGAGGAGACATTGATCATAAAATCGAGACGATGATTAAGAACGGTGTGGATGTGGTGCATTTGTCGTCTTGTATGCGGGGAAAGGCATCAAATTATGAAACCTTGGCAAAGCGTCTTGGAGAACACTTTTATGTCGTTGGATACACCCATGGGGCGGAAAATGGCAAGAGAAAAGATACAATATTTTCTCTTGCGCCGCGCGGAATTGCAGAGCAAATAAGTGTGAAAGAGGATAAAGAAATCTATTAA